Genomic DNA from Prunus persica cultivar Lovell chromosome G1, Prunus_persica_NCBIv2, whole genome shotgun sequence:
cgaaaaatttatataaaattttaataaaaattgatgGACTTAATAGAGTTAATATTCTGTTAATTAAGAGGACATATGTCAGAAGAATAAGGAGGAAACATGGTGGGCACAATTTGACTCTTTATAGTTCggataattatattataaatttggTCACCAATAAACAGCAGTCATAGATGATGCTACGAATCTCGTCTTTCCATATAATTATGAGACACAAGAACAAATAATTATAAAGGTATTTGTCTCCGCTTAGTTGGAGAACGTCTTATGGATGAGTTCAAtacccattaaaaaaaaaatttctgtcAGGTTATAATTTAAAGGCACATAAACATGAAATTTCGAGCTGGAgtattttcctaatttttcaaaaagttttctaattttataaaattttattttaattagataaattagggtttagcaaaataaatttttttgataaattagagcaactccactcatttgcccttagccatggcaagggtggagctagggcaagcactattcacgtgaatagtggttgcccttgcaaatagtaaatcgtttctccacccgttgcccttagccatggcaattactattcacttttttgttttttcctcctattttttaatgaaaataattaatttgggtaatattttcagataagattttcggattcctacgtgtcaagactattcataatcagataaaattttcggataagatatttggattcaaatttcggattaatttcaaagttcaaatttcagataaatttttgggttcaaatttcgaatgaatttcaaaattcaaatttcagataaatttgggttcaaatttcggatgaatttcaacattcaaatttcagataaatttgggttcaaatttcggatgaatttcaaattttgaatttcatacaaattagggttcaaatttcggatgaatttcaaatttcagatatgattttcatccaataaaatcaagccacgtggcatgtctatcttgccaaatttttctataaaaccagagtctcagctcatacctctcacaccacatctttctatattttcatttctgagagtttataattcatacttcattcattctgaatggaagaatttaggagatgcttggagagacaagagagagaaagaagagagagaaaccgtagagcagatgaagtcaatgagttgcagagacaagtcgatgagcaagttctcataacagtggctttggaagaagaagagaaccaaggtcgccgccATAGTTCACAAGCCGGCCGCCGCCGGAATGTGgaaagacataggcattctaggggtaagaatcttttggaagattattttatcccaacttctttgtactctgatgttgattttcgaaggcgatttagaatgcaacctcatttgttcaataaagtcatgcatgatatttgcaattatgatgcatactttgttcaaaagtgtgatgctgctggggttttggggcttcttccggagcaaaagcttacagctgttatacgaatgttggcatatggagcatctgctgatcaggtggatgagattgcccggatggggaagtccactacgttggaggctttggtaagattttgtcaagctgttgaaactctgtacactagggactacctgcgtagacctactcccagggacctccaacggcttctgcaaaaagccgaagctcgaggattccctggaatgattggtagcattgactgcatgcattggcaatggaagaattgcccaactgcttggcaaggtGATTATGGAAatcgaaaaggccaaaaaagtatcatccttgaagcggTTGCTGGTttcgacacatgggtttggcatgccttcttcggcGTTGCAGGATCacaaaatgacctcaacgtgctgggtcaatcccccgtcttcaacgatgtattgagaggTCAGGGCCCCAATGTCACCTATGAAGTCAACAATACAGTATACCAGACAGGATACTACCTAGCTGATGgaatctacccgaggtggacgacttttgtcaaaaccattccaaatccccgatcccagaagcaaaaattatttgctacatATCAAGAGGGATATaggaaagatgtcgaaaggtgttttggcatccttcaagccaggtggttgattattcgaggtgcggcccgcatgtttgatgaggagatcctcagaagcattatgatgacttgcatcatcctccataatatgattgtggaggatgagtacgattatgatgctttagaggtctacgaaccggatccaatgaacacggctttgacacggatttatgaaagacccatggggccaaatggagaaccgtttgagccggaaccgttggtgagggatggtcatttgatgacccgaatgatagatcgatatacggagatgcaatcttcgtatattcatgaaatgcgtcaatttcacttgatggagcatctatgggcggtgaaaggcaatgaagattaATGATGGAGAATAGATGCTttgcttatgttttatttagtatggtttggttgtgtttttatttttattgtgccttgtttgtgtttttatttttattgtgccttgtttgtacttttaattttatttttattatgttttgtttgaagtatggaatctttgtttattaaataatgaaatgtaatacaagtcattatgaattactaataaaataaaatacatgaattataacaactttaatagaaaacaactaaaatacaaatacataaaagatatgctaactaatttaatggtttccatcatttaaccaatccgtgtatggtttccatcatttaaccaatccgtgttgctaggcccatcatcccggaaaagtcttcttctcataacatcccttcgttctagcttccaaaattgttttgtttcaggggacatatgacttgtattcatcgccatggtttcccgatctgtcttgtccatatcttttttgcgcaaatactccctttcacGTGCAAACTCAGCATCAAGGGCCAACTCGTGCTCTTGGCGTTTTTgctccatttctattcttatgccgttttgccttgcaatttcctccaaaaattgtgaattttgattgcttgaattacccttcttctttgccttcgcggcctttcggccaatgggcctcggctccttttcgatgggtgagtcttgactcataggagaataaagaggtgaatccgatgtcattgaatcacggagtggcgtctcgtttaacaCAACCTCCggacccgttggaataattaCGAAGCGTTTGCAaaatttcaccacctcccaacattcatgatgggtgaaactttttttgccacccccggttgcaccgaaccacatttgtgcttgaatcatctattgaacaaaaaaatggaaatgcaataaatatttaaaatatattggatatgcaagaaatattaacaacatattaaaaatacaagcaatattaacaaaatattgaaaatgcaagaaatattaacaacatattgaaaatgcaagcaatattaacaaaatattgaaaatgcaagcaatattaacaaaatatatacaacatattgaaaatgcaagcaatattaacaaaatattgaaaatgcaagcaatattaacaaaatatatacaacatattgaaaatgcaagcaatattaacaaaatattgaaaatgcaagcaatattaacaaaatatatacaacatattgaaaatgcaagcaatattaacaaaatattgaaaatgcaagcaatattaacaaaatatatacaacatattgaaaatgtaagcaatattaacaaaatatatatatattaggagattaaacttaataacacaaaaattataaaatacttacctcgttagtacgattttgcccacttctatagttgtccatcgcttttgctagggcatttctccattttcccaactctttattgagaatttttcacctactggataatgccatctccgtacgagtagaccccggaattttttcacaaaattcggcatgaatttttttccacatatgaaaaaatttcatttcattgccggacacgggacaatgacaaatttggagccaagcctcacacaaagaaacatcttccattgtgctccaagcccctccggtttcgatagaagaagccataaaaatatgaaatcaaaatgctagatgaaaaagaggaaaatgttgtataaaaagagtgaatattagtagaagtataatgaaatgtaagagtattggtgttgaaagtgaagggtattgataggtatttatagaaaaaaataccagaattttttagaattttttagaattttttttcatatttttttcacccaaaaaagcctcagccgttggattagaaaggagaagcagatcggaagGAACTGagcgcgacacgtggcagcctACCGTTGGCGCTGgcgtcagcgctgacgtcagcgcgcgctgattcaaaatttttttaccgttggcgcgtgcattgcacgcgccaacggtaaaaattTTTTGACAGCCctagctgacgtcagcgtgacgccagcgctgacgtcagcacccGCGTTTTGGACCTGGGGCTGGTTTGgccttcgggctggcccgagttggtgggtcccacaccaaACCCGGGCCTGGGCTGCACGCTGGAgcgaaaattttttttttttctgcccttgcctcgggctgggctccTTCGCTGGAGCCACTCTTAGGGGCAAGTTTTTAACCCAACCCAACAAGTGTAGGTTTCATTTTCCCTCAGTTTGGTTTGGCCCAAACATAAATAAACTTACACACAACCTTCTCACAAGCAGCAAAGCAGAAGAGAAAACCACCTAAACCCCTCCGCCTTCCTTCCGTTCACTTCACCTTCATTTCCAATTCGCTAGGGTTTAAGCATTTCCCACCACTCTCTCACTGTCTCACAGCCATGACACTCTACCGCCTCCTCCTCCGCTCTCTCCGCCGCCCCTCCACCCCTCCCTCCCTAACCCAATCCCTCACCTCCCTCGCcctccaaaaccctaaccctagcaTTCCTTTCCATCTTACCACCACCGCCACGCGCACCTTCGCCTTCTCCTCCGCCGAAGAAGCCGCCGCTGAGCGCCGACGCCGCAAGCGCCGCCTCCGTATCGAGCCCCCGATCAACGCCCTCCGGCGCGACTCGCACCCTCCTCCCCCACGCGACCCCAACGCGCCCCGCCTCCCCGACACCACCTCAGCCCTTGTGGGCCACCGCCTCAACCTCCACAACCGCGTCCAGTCGCTCATACGCGCCGGTGACCTCGACGCCGCCTCCGCCGTTGCACGCCACTCCGTCTTCTCCAATACGCGCCCCACCGTCTTCACCTGCAACGCCATCGTTGCTGCCATGTACCGTGCCAAGAGGTACAATGACGCTGTTGCCCTCTTCCAGTTCTTCTACAACCAATCGAACATTGTTCCAAATGTTGTATCTTATAATATTTTGATTAATGCTCACTGCGATGATGGCCGGGTTGATGTGGGCCTCGAGGTTTATCGGCATATACTTGCAAACGCCCCCTTTAGTCCCTCACAGGTGACATACCGGCATTTGACTAAAGGATTGGTCGATGCCGGTAGGATAGGTGAGGCTGTGGACTTGTTGAGAGAGATGTTGAATAAGAACCTCGGCGCTGATTCTGGTGTGTATAATAATTTGATTAATGGATTCTTGCATTTGGAGAATTTTGACAAGGCTGTTGAGCTTTTTGATGAGCTTAAAGATAGGTGTTTGGCGTACGATGGGGTTGTGAATGCGACATTTATGGATTGGTTTTTCAATAAggggaaagagaaggaagcaaTGGAGTCATACAAGTCCGAGCTAGATAGGCAGTTTAGGATGACCACGGCAACTGGTAATGTTCTTTTGGAGGTGTTGCTTAAGCatgggaagaagaaggaggcCTGGGCTTTGTTCGATCAGATGTTGGATAATCACACCCCGCCAACTATCCAGGCTGTGAATTCGGAAACATTTAACATAATGGTTAatgagtgttttgggcttgGAAAGTTTGATGAGGCGCTTGCCACCTTTAAGAAGGTGGGGACAAAGGTGAATTCGAGACCTTTTTCTATGGATGTTGCAGGGTATAATAATATCATTGCTAGGTATTGTGAGAATGGGATGTTATCGGAGGCTGAGACACTGTTTGCAGAATTATCCTCAAAGGCGTTGACCCCGGATGTCACTACTCATAGGACTCTGATTGATGCATATTTGAAAGTAGAGAGGATAGATGATGCTCTTAAGATATTTAGAAGAATGGCGGAGGTTGGTTTGCGAGTGGTTGCTAGTCTTGGTAACAGGGTGTTTGATGAATTGATTAAGAACGGGAAGGCAATGGACTGTGCAcagattttgaagaaaatgggAGAAAAAGATCCTAAACCAGATGCCAGTTTCTATGATGTTGTGATTAGGGGGCTCTGCAATGAAGTTGCATTTGACCCAAGCCGTGATTTACTGGAAGAAATGGTGAGGTATGGCATTGGTGTTCCTCCAGCATTGCAGCAATTTGTAAATGAGGTTTTTGGAAAAGCTGGGCGTGGCGAGGAGATTCAGAGAGTATTAAATATGAGTAAGTGGGGAAACACACCAGCACAGGCAAGACCTCGGCAATTCCAGCCAATGAGGTCGCCTCAAATGGC
This window encodes:
- the LOC18788419 gene encoding pentatricopeptide repeat-containing protein At1g10270; its protein translation is MTLYRLLLRSLRRPSTPPSLTQSLTSLALQNPNPSIPFHLTTTATRTFAFSSAEEAAAERRRRKRRLRIEPPINALRRDSHPPPPRDPNAPRLPDTTSALVGHRLNLHNRVQSLIRAGDLDAASAVARHSVFSNTRPTVFTCNAIVAAMYRAKRYNDAVALFQFFYNQSNIVPNVVSYNILINAHCDDGRVDVGLEVYRHILANAPFSPSQVTYRHLTKGLVDAGRIGEAVDLLREMLNKNLGADSGVYNNLINGFLHLENFDKAVELFDELKDRCLAYDGVVNATFMDWFFNKGKEKEAMESYKSELDRQFRMTTATGNVLLEVLLKHGKKKEAWALFDQMLDNHTPPTIQAVNSETFNIMVNECFGLGKFDEALATFKKVGTKVNSRPFSMDVAGYNNIIARYCENGMLSEAETLFAELSSKALTPDVTTHRTLIDAYLKVERIDDALKIFRRMAEVGLRVVASLGNRVFDELIKNGKAMDCAQILKKMGEKDPKPDASFYDVVIRGLCNEVAFDPSRDLLEEMVRYGIGVPPALQQFVNEVFGKAGRGEEIQRVLNMSKWGNTPAQARPRQFQPMRSPQMAGQQEPPSGPSQMAGQHHSSSAPPQMAGPYQPSSGPYQMAGQHHPSSAPSQMAGPYQPSSGPYQMAGQHHPSSAPRQMAGPYQPPSGPYQMAGTYQTSTGSPQIAASQHHPAQPPQMAGQYYPPSGGPHVTASYPPSEASQTLGPQHPLSGSAQGIESQQSPSEAPQMTQQENVSS